One Gemmatimonadaceae bacterium genomic region harbors:
- the murJ gene encoding murein biosynthesis integral membrane protein MurJ codes for MSARPAARTAEGPAVAGDSGSRRPAALVAAGILLSRLVGLVRTRVFLYYFGAADESDAFTQAFKIPNILQNLFGEGVLSASFIPVYSQLRARGDDVGRQEVAGAVLGVLAFFSAVVVLIGVLAAPVLVHVIAPGFEGEKRALTVHLVRILFPGAGLLVLAAWCLGVLNSHGKFFLSYAAPVLWNACMIGALVLYGGSVSLPRLAAVLAWGSVVGSALQLVVQWRNVHKVLGVWRVTVSTRSPHVRTVLRNFGPVFVGRGVTQLSAYIDSFIASFLVTGAPTILNNVQLLYMLPVSLFGMSISAAELPAMSSVTGDTGEIAGQLRDRLGLGLRRIAFFIVPSAVAFLAFGDLLARVVYEGGEFRHEQVQWVWGVLAGSAVGLLASTLGRLYASALYALRDTRTPLRFAMVRVALTTGLGFAASLWLPGVLGLNPRWAVAGLTVSAGCAAWVEFALLRRAVGRRIGPVSIPPRVLFTLWGCALVAALAAWGVRELLSDVRPILMSIAVLGMYSLAYGVAAMAAGIPQARAIGERVLAMVRAR; via the coding sequence TCTTCCTCTACTACTTCGGTGCCGCCGACGAGTCCGACGCCTTCACGCAGGCGTTCAAGATCCCCAACATCCTGCAGAATCTCTTTGGGGAGGGCGTGCTCTCGGCGTCCTTCATTCCCGTGTACTCGCAGCTGCGTGCGCGCGGCGACGACGTGGGGCGGCAGGAGGTGGCGGGGGCGGTGCTTGGCGTGCTCGCCTTCTTCTCGGCGGTGGTCGTCCTGATTGGCGTGCTGGCCGCGCCCGTGCTGGTGCATGTCATCGCGCCGGGCTTCGAGGGGGAGAAGCGCGCGCTCACCGTGCACCTGGTGCGCATCCTCTTTCCCGGGGCGGGACTGCTCGTGCTGGCGGCGTGGTGCCTGGGGGTGCTCAACTCGCACGGGAAGTTCTTCCTCTCGTACGCGGCCCCCGTACTGTGGAACGCGTGCATGATCGGGGCCCTGGTGCTGTATGGCGGGTCGGTCTCGCTTCCGCGACTGGCGGCGGTGCTCGCCTGGGGGAGCGTGGTGGGGAGCGCGTTGCAGCTGGTGGTGCAATGGCGCAACGTGCACAAGGTGCTGGGCGTCTGGCGCGTGACGGTGAGCACCCGCTCGCCGCACGTGCGCACCGTCCTGCGCAACTTCGGCCCCGTCTTCGTGGGGCGCGGCGTCACGCAGCTCAGCGCCTACATCGATTCGTTCATCGCGTCGTTCCTGGTCACCGGCGCGCCGACCATCCTCAACAACGTGCAGCTGCTGTACATGCTCCCGGTGTCGCTGTTCGGCATGTCCATCTCGGCGGCCGAACTGCCGGCCATGTCGAGCGTGACGGGCGACACGGGCGAGATCGCCGGGCAGCTGCGCGATCGACTGGGGCTGGGGCTGCGCCGCATCGCGTTCTTCATCGTCCCCTCGGCCGTCGCCTTCCTTGCGTTTGGCGACCTGCTGGCGCGCGTGGTGTACGAAGGGGGCGAGTTCCGGCACGAGCAGGTGCAATGGGTGTGGGGTGTCCTGGCCGGCTCGGCGGTGGGGCTCCTCGCGTCGACGCTCGGCCGCCTGTACGCGTCGGCGCTCTATGCGCTGCGCGACACGCGCACGCCGCTGCGCTTCGCGATGGTGCGCGTGGCGCTCACGACCGGGCTTGGCTTCGCCGCCTCGCTATGGCTCCCCGGCGTGCTGGGGTTGAACCCGCGATGGGCGGTGGCCGGGCTCACGGTGTCGGCGGGATGTGCGGCGTGGGTGGAGTTCGCGCTCCTGCGCCGCGCCGTTGGACGGCGCATCGGACCGGTCTCCATCCCGCCGCGTGTGCTGTTCACACTGTGGGGATGTGCTCTCGTTGCCGCGCTCGCCGCTTGGGGGGTGCGGGAACTGCTGAGCGATGTGCGCCCGATCCTCATGAGCATTGCCGTTCTCGGGATGTACTCGCTGGCATACGGCGTGGCGGCGATGGCGGCGGGCATCCCGCAGGCGCGGGCCATTGGTGAGCGCGTGCTGGCGATGGTCCGCGCGCGCTGA
- the uvrC gene encoding excinuclease ABC subunit UvrC encodes MLETPAAVAAKVPHLPESPGVYLWKDAEGTVLYVGKAKRLRARVRSYFSGDHHASVKTQHLVRLIAELDTIVVPSEAHALILEANLIKEHRPRFNIALRDDKSYPYIKVTLQEPFPRVYVTRRLVNDGGRYFGPYTDVGAMRRALNVVKRIFTVRSCHYALMDEVPDRPCLDFHIGRCKAPCVGYQREDEYRAMIDEVVLFLDGRTAEVVKRVRARMMEASASLNFERAAELRDALLRLEKLEEPTVVVQVEGGDRDVIGYARDGDDACVTILRVRGGKLLARDQRYLENLEGEDDPTILSAYLARTYVASNERANELLVPMDFEDRAVLEESLGSTRVVVPQRGPRRELVQLADQNARHLLEEFKLASFEAEERAASPVYDLQRELGLQKLPRAFVCFDISTTQGTDTVGSCVWFENGRARRGEYRKFKVKTVEGTDDFASMREVVGRYFGRRLEEQKPLPDLVCIDGGKGQLNAAHEALQSLGLGELPLISLAKKEEEVFVLGRSESLRLSRRSPALRTLQQARDEAHRFAVTFNRARRTARTLTSELLKVPGVGPAKRRALLKAFGSLQGVKEATPDAIAAIPGFSMASAERLLAALRAPIAGNPAEPPTVDGACSADTPSPVSAQDAGAPNAADTPHRH; translated from the coding sequence ATGCTCGAGACTCCAGCGGCGGTTGCCGCGAAGGTGCCGCACCTCCCCGAGTCGCCCGGCGTCTACCTGTGGAAGGACGCCGAGGGGACGGTGCTGTACGTGGGCAAGGCCAAGCGGCTGCGCGCGCGCGTGCGGAGCTACTTCTCGGGCGATCACCATGCCTCGGTGAAGACGCAGCACCTGGTGCGACTCATCGCGGAGCTGGACACGATCGTTGTTCCTTCCGAGGCGCACGCGCTCATCCTGGAAGCGAACCTGATCAAGGAGCATCGCCCCCGTTTCAACATCGCGCTGCGCGACGACAAGTCCTATCCGTACATCAAGGTCACGCTGCAGGAGCCGTTTCCGCGGGTGTACGTCACTCGGCGGTTAGTCAACGATGGGGGGCGCTACTTCGGGCCGTATACCGACGTGGGCGCGATGCGGCGGGCTCTCAACGTGGTGAAGCGTATCTTCACCGTGCGGTCGTGCCACTACGCCCTGATGGACGAGGTGCCGGACCGTCCCTGCCTCGACTTCCACATCGGCAGGTGCAAGGCGCCGTGCGTGGGCTACCAGCGCGAGGACGAGTACCGGGCGATGATCGACGAGGTGGTCCTATTCCTCGATGGGCGCACCGCCGAGGTTGTCAAGCGGGTGCGCGCCCGCATGATGGAAGCCTCGGCGTCGCTCAATTTCGAGCGGGCCGCGGAGTTGCGCGACGCGCTGTTGCGGCTGGAAAAGCTGGAGGAGCCTACCGTCGTCGTGCAGGTGGAGGGCGGCGACCGCGACGTGATCGGGTACGCCCGTGACGGCGACGATGCGTGCGTGACCATCCTGCGCGTGCGTGGCGGCAAGCTGCTGGCGCGCGACCAGCGCTACCTGGAGAACCTCGAGGGCGAGGACGACCCGACGATCCTGTCGGCGTACCTGGCGCGCACGTACGTCGCGTCGAACGAACGCGCGAACGAGCTCCTGGTACCGATGGACTTCGAGGATCGCGCCGTGCTGGAGGAATCGCTCGGCAGCACGCGCGTGGTGGTGCCGCAGCGCGGCCCGCGCCGGGAGTTGGTGCAGCTGGCGGACCAGAATGCGCGACACCTCCTGGAGGAGTTCAAGCTCGCCTCGTTCGAGGCCGAAGAGCGCGCGGCCAGCCCGGTGTACGACCTGCAGCGCGAACTCGGACTGCAGAAGCTCCCGCGCGCCTTTGTCTGCTTTGACATCTCCACCACCCAGGGCACCGACACCGTCGGGTCGTGCGTATGGTTCGAGAACGGGCGCGCGCGGCGCGGCGAGTATCGCAAGTTCAAGGTGAAGACCGTCGAGGGAACCGACGACTTCGCCTCGATGCGCGAGGTGGTGGGGCGCTACTTCGGGCGCCGTCTCGAGGAACAGAAGCCGCTCCCCGATCTGGTCTGCATCGACGGCGGAAAGGGGCAGCTCAACGCCGCGCACGAGGCGCTGCAGTCGCTGGGGCTGGGCGAGCTCCCGCTCATCTCGCTGGCGAAGAAGGAGGAGGAAGTCTTCGTCCTGGGGCGCAGCGAGTCGCTTCGGCTGTCGCGCCGCTCGCCGGCGCTCCGCACGCTGCAGCAGGCGCGCGACGAGGCGCATCGCTTTGCCGTGACCTTCAACCGCGCGCGCCGCACCGCGCGCACCCTGACGTCGGAGCTGCTCAAGGTCCCGGGGGTCGGACCCGCCAAGCGCCGCGCACTCCTCAAGGCATTCGGTTCGCTGCAGGGAGTGAAGGAGGCGACGCCGGACGCGATCGCCGCCATCCCGGGCTTCTCGATGGCCTCGGCCGAGCGCCTGCTGGCCGCCTTGCGTGCGCCGATTGCCGGGAATCCCGCCGAGCCGCCGACGGTCGACGGTGCGTGCAGCGCCGACACCCCCTCACCCGTATCTGCGCAGGATGCCGGCGCCCCCAACGCTGCCGACACGCCGCACCGCCACTAG
- a CDS encoding threonine synthase, with product MPAWTLACSACGHSESQHAPVGLCPQCGQPFLAQFDGPAPSREALLPRWDMWRYAPALPLVDGESPVSLGEGLTPLTESASLASLVGVRKLWIKDEGVNPTASFKARGLSAAVTRAKGRGVPGLVVPTAGNAGAALAAYAAAAGLPARIYAPATTPRPILDIIRGMGVDLVTIDGHIGDCGRLSVAYAQETGFFNVATLREPYRAEGNKTLGLELAEQLGWRLPDAIVYPTGGGEGVIGMWKSFHEMRRWGWLDAAERLPRMIVAQAAGCAPLVRAHGDGADRATPWENPWTYAAGLRVPGPLGDRLVLKTLRDSGGDAEAATEEEIRDYSARLSHATGIDAAPEGGAALFVTAKLVRLGRLSPDSEVVVYNTGSGASYRQ from the coding sequence ATGCCAGCCTGGACCCTCGCCTGTTCTGCCTGCGGTCATTCCGAGTCGCAGCACGCCCCCGTGGGGTTGTGCCCGCAGTGCGGTCAACCGTTCCTCGCGCAGTTCGATGGGCCGGCCCCATCGCGCGAGGCGCTCCTCCCACGATGGGACATGTGGCGCTACGCGCCCGCCCTGCCGCTGGTGGACGGCGAATCGCCGGTCTCGTTAGGCGAAGGGCTCACCCCGCTCACCGAGTCGGCGTCGCTGGCGTCGCTGGTGGGAGTGCGGAAGCTCTGGATCAAGGACGAAGGGGTGAACCCGACGGCGTCGTTCAAGGCGCGCGGTCTCAGCGCCGCGGTAACGCGCGCCAAGGGGCGCGGTGTTCCCGGCCTCGTCGTCCCGACGGCGGGGAACGCCGGCGCCGCACTCGCCGCGTACGCCGCCGCCGCAGGGCTGCCAGCGCGCATCTACGCCCCCGCCACCACGCCACGCCCCATCCTCGACATCATTCGGGGAATGGGCGTCGACCTCGTCACGATCGACGGGCACATCGGCGACTGCGGCCGGCTCTCGGTGGCCTATGCCCAGGAAACGGGCTTCTTCAACGTCGCCACGCTTCGCGAGCCGTACCGCGCCGAGGGGAACAAGACGCTCGGCCTCGAGCTGGCCGAGCAGCTGGGATGGCGCCTCCCCGATGCCATCGTCTATCCCACGGGGGGGGGCGAGGGCGTCATCGGGATGTGGAAGTCGTTTCACGAGATGCGTCGCTGGGGGTGGCTGGATGCCGCAGAGCGCCTGCCGCGGATGATCGTTGCCCAGGCGGCCGGCTGTGCACCGCTGGTCCGTGCGCACGGCGACGGCGCCGATCGCGCTACGCCGTGGGAAAATCCGTGGACGTACGCCGCCGGGCTGCGCGTCCCCGGGCCGCTGGGTGACCGCCTCGTCCTCAAGACGCTGCGCGACAGCGGAGGCGACGCCGAGGCCGCCACCGAGGAGGAGATCCGCGACTACAGCGCCAGGCTATCGCACGCCACCGGGATCGACGCCGCCCCCGAGGGAGGGGCCGCGCTATTCGTCACCGCCAAGCTGGTGAGGCTGGGGCGCCTGTCGCCCGACAGCGAAGTGGTGGTGTACAACACGGGGAGTGGCGCCAGCTACCGGCAATGA
- the larC gene encoding nickel pincer cofactor biosynthesis protein LarC, whose protein sequence is MTIAILEPFSGIAGDMMLGALVHVGLEPDWLRALPGRLGLEGVQVRIADVQRGMIGCKKVDFDVPAQPHGRHLEEIRAMIAAADVPPHVRELANQAFTALAVEEGEIHGVSPNEVHLHEVGAVDAILDVVGSIWGLSELNVSRVCCGTISLGDGFVKAAHGVLPVPAPATLRLLEGQAVRPGPEGTGELVTPTGAALVKVLSQGRAPLRYIPRRSGYGAGTKDLIGRPNALRVVLADDATALDGATERLVQLATDLDDMTPEHVAAAADVVRAAGALDVVTLSTMMKKGRGGQRLEVLCAEADAPRLEELLFVHTTTLGVRWSAVERHALPRRSTVVDVLGHPVRVKVATMPNGSVRTKPEFDDVRAVSDVTGRSVGDVASLALAATERHR, encoded by the coding sequence GTGACGATCGCCATTCTCGAACCGTTCAGCGGAATCGCCGGCGACATGATGCTCGGCGCGCTGGTGCACGTCGGGCTCGAACCGGACTGGCTGCGCGCGCTCCCGGGTCGGCTTGGGCTCGAGGGGGTGCAGGTGCGTATCGCCGATGTCCAGCGCGGCATGATCGGCTGCAAGAAGGTCGATTTCGACGTTCCCGCGCAGCCGCACGGCCGGCACCTCGAGGAGATCCGGGCGATGATCGCCGCTGCCGATGTCCCGCCGCACGTGCGCGAACTGGCCAACCAGGCATTCACCGCGCTCGCTGTCGAAGAGGGGGAGATTCACGGCGTGTCGCCAAACGAAGTGCACCTGCACGAGGTGGGGGCGGTCGACGCGATCCTCGACGTGGTGGGGTCCATCTGGGGATTGAGCGAACTCAACGTCTCGCGCGTGTGCTGCGGGACGATCTCTCTCGGAGACGGCTTCGTGAAGGCTGCGCACGGCGTTCTCCCCGTCCCGGCACCGGCCACGCTGCGGCTCCTGGAGGGGCAGGCGGTACGCCCCGGTCCGGAGGGAACGGGCGAACTCGTGACGCCGACCGGCGCGGCGCTGGTGAAGGTCCTCTCCCAGGGGCGAGCGCCGCTGCGCTACATCCCGCGACGAAGCGGCTACGGTGCGGGGACGAAGGACCTCATCGGTCGACCCAACGCGTTGCGTGTGGTCCTCGCCGACGATGCCACCGCACTGGACGGGGCAACGGAACGCCTCGTGCAGCTGGCGACCGACCTGGATGACATGACGCCCGAGCACGTGGCGGCGGCGGCGGACGTGGTGCGTGCCGCCGGGGCGCTGGACGTCGTCACGCTTTCCACGATGATGAAGAAGGGGCGGGGCGGCCAGCGCCTCGAGGTCCTGTGCGCGGAAGCCGACGCGCCGCGCCTCGAGGAGCTGCTCTTCGTCCATACCACCACGTTAGGCGTCCGCTGGTCGGCCGTGGAGCGCCACGCGCTGCCGCGCCGGTCGACCGTGGTGGACGTACTGGGCCACCCGGTGCGCGTGAAGGTCGCCACGATGCCTAACGGCTCCGTGCGCACCAAGCCGGAGTTCGACGACGTCCGTGCGGTGTCCGACGTCACAGGCCGCTCGGTGGGCGACGTGGCGTCGCTTGCCCTCGCGGCCACGGAACGTCACCGCTGA
- a CDS encoding DUF512 domain-containing protein: protein MVRVARVAPDSIAEELEIVPGTEVVSVNGRDIDDFLDWEFLTADDELEIAVRLPTGEEIVYEIERPEGESLGVELEPPSVRRCANRCEFCFIEGLPKGLRKPLYIRDDDYRLSFAYGNFATLSNLKERDFQRILEYRLSPLYVSVHATPWEARKALLNNPRVPNIVDQLTRLVAGGIQFHGQMVIVPGLNDGEVLEQSLADLWAFGDACLSVALVPVGLTQFSHLFTGESMSLENSLRLLETVERWAARAMRERGENWVYGSDELYLLARRELPGPDHYGEFPQIENGVGAVTSLRQRVAKGLHTLPSLVGKKIGVVTGVAMREIMPPLLEQLAGKTGATFEMIPATNSLFGPTTTTAGLLVGADILTALQHRHDLDLALIPAESINEDGIFLDDRTFVGVREQLPIPVYPSYDFIDVLQFEGQAASSRAVSAP from the coding sequence ATGGTTCGCGTCGCGCGCGTAGCTCCCGACAGCATCGCGGAGGAACTCGAGATCGTGCCCGGGACCGAGGTTGTCTCGGTCAACGGGCGCGACATCGACGACTTCCTCGACTGGGAGTTCCTCACCGCCGACGACGAGCTGGAAATCGCGGTGCGCCTTCCGACCGGCGAGGAGATCGTCTACGAAATCGAGCGCCCCGAGGGCGAATCGCTCGGCGTCGAACTCGAGCCGCCGTCGGTGCGGCGCTGCGCCAACCGCTGCGAGTTCTGTTTCATCGAGGGGCTCCCCAAGGGGCTGCGCAAGCCGCTCTACATCCGCGACGACGACTATCGGTTGTCGTTCGCGTACGGAAACTTCGCCACGCTCTCCAACCTCAAGGAACGCGACTTCCAGCGCATCCTCGAGTACCGACTGTCGCCGCTGTACGTCTCGGTGCACGCCACGCCGTGGGAGGCGCGCAAGGCGCTCCTCAACAACCCCCGCGTCCCGAACATCGTCGACCAGCTCACGCGGCTGGTGGCCGGCGGGATCCAGTTCCATGGGCAGATGGTCATTGTCCCGGGGCTCAACGACGGCGAGGTGCTGGAGCAATCGCTGGCCGACCTGTGGGCCTTTGGCGACGCCTGCCTCTCGGTGGCGCTGGTCCCGGTGGGGCTCACGCAGTTCTCGCACCTCTTCACCGGCGAGTCGATGAGCCTCGAGAACTCGCTGCGCCTGCTCGAGACGGTCGAGCGGTGGGCGGCGCGGGCAATGCGCGAGCGTGGCGAGAACTGGGTGTACGGCTCGGACGAGTTGTATCTCCTGGCGCGTCGTGAACTCCCGGGCCCCGACCACTACGGCGAGTTCCCGCAGATCGAGAATGGCGTCGGGGCGGTCACGTCGTTGCGACAGCGCGTGGCCAAGGGGCTGCACACGCTCCCCTCGCTCGTCGGCAAGAAGATCGGCGTCGTCACCGGCGTGGCGATGCGGGAGATCATGCCGCCGTTACTCGAGCAGCTGGCGGGGAAGACCGGCGCGACGTTCGAGATGATCCCGGCAACGAACTCGCTCTTTGGCCCGACGACGACGACCGCCGGTCTCCTGGTGGGGGCTGACATTCTCACCGCGCTCCAGCATCGCCACGACCTCGATCTCGCGCTGATACCGGCCGAGTCGATCAACGAAGACGGGATCTTCCTGGATGACCGGACATTCGTCGGCGTCCGGGAGCAGCTTCCGATCCCCGTGTACCCCTCCTACGACTTCATCGACGTGCTGCAATTCGAAGGGCAGGCTGCAAGTTCCCGCGCGGTGTCCGCGCCATGA
- the der gene encoding ribosome biogenesis GTPase Der, translated as MTLPVVALVGRPNVGKSALFNRIVGRNTAIVSDEAGTTRDRHFARAEWAGSAFWLVDTGGITDDPRAAMDVEIRRQVQQAIDEADLLLFVVDAKAGLHPVDQRIAELLRTAGKPFLVIANKADNPKATDFYEFYELGAGDPIPVSAISGKQSGDMLDVVVANIPEVGAEDDTSLKIAVIGRPNVGKSSFVNRLLGEDRLVVSEVAGTTRDAIDTPMRYHERDFVFIDTAGLRRQSRVEDGVEFYSALRTRRAIDRADICILLLDATEELHNQDLKIATLAWDAGRALIIVVNKWDLVSKDDKTSARFQKKCVEKAPYLAFVPFLFTSAKTGQRVTKVLDMLLEVEAERHKRITTSQVNAVLEELVARRQPPQAAGREVKIHYATQVETAPPTIIVFGNNTDALQEHYVRYLHNGFREAWGFTGNPLRVQVKKRHAP; from the coding sequence ATGACGCTCCCCGTCGTCGCCCTGGTGGGGCGCCCCAACGTGGGAAAGTCGGCGCTGTTCAACCGCATCGTCGGGCGCAACACCGCGATCGTGAGCGATGAAGCGGGCACGACGCGCGACCGGCATTTCGCGCGCGCCGAGTGGGCCGGCTCGGCGTTCTGGCTGGTGGACACCGGCGGGATCACCGACGACCCGCGTGCGGCCATGGACGTCGAGATCCGCCGACAGGTGCAACAAGCGATCGACGAGGCCGACCTGCTCCTCTTCGTCGTGGATGCCAAGGCCGGCTTGCATCCGGTGGACCAGCGCATCGCCGAACTGCTGCGCACCGCCGGCAAGCCCTTTCTTGTCATCGCCAACAAGGCCGACAACCCGAAGGCGACCGACTTCTACGAGTTCTACGAACTCGGGGCCGGCGATCCCATCCCTGTGTCGGCAATCAGCGGCAAGCAGTCGGGCGATATGCTCGACGTGGTCGTGGCGAACATCCCCGAGGTGGGCGCCGAGGACGACACGTCGCTCAAGATTGCCGTCATCGGGCGCCCCAACGTGGGAAAGTCGTCGTTCGTGAACCGCCTCCTCGGCGAGGATCGGCTCGTGGTGTCCGAGGTGGCGGGGACGACGCGCGACGCCATCGACACGCCCATGCGCTATCATGAGCGCGACTTCGTCTTCATCGACACGGCGGGGCTGCGTCGCCAGTCGCGCGTGGAGGATGGCGTCGAATTCTACTCGGCGCTGCGCACGCGCCGGGCGATCGATCGCGCCGACATCTGCATTCTCCTCCTCGACGCCACCGAGGAGTTGCACAACCAGGACCTGAAGATCGCCACGCTGGCGTGGGATGCGGGGCGCGCGCTCATCATCGTCGTCAACAAGTGGGACCTGGTGTCGAAGGATGACAAGACGTCGGCGCGCTTCCAGAAGAAGTGCGTGGAGAAGGCGCCGTACCTCGCCTTCGTCCCGTTCCTCTTCACGTCGGCCAAGACGGGACAGCGTGTCACCAAGGTGCTGGACATGCTGCTCGAGGTCGAGGCCGAGCGTCACAAGCGCATCACGACGTCGCAGGTGAATGCGGTGCTGGAGGAGCTGGTGGCGCGCCGCCAGCCGCCGCAGGCCGCGGGGCGCGAGGTGAAGATCCACTACGCGACGCAGGTGGAGACGGCGCCGCCGACGATCATCGTGTTCGGCAACAACACCGACGCCTTGCAGGAGCACTACGTGCGCTACCTGCACAACGGCTTCCGCGAGGCGTGGGGCTTTACCGGGAATCCACTGCGGGTGCAGGTGAAGAAGCGGCACGCCCCCTGA
- the plsY gene encoding glycerol-3-phosphate 1-O-acyltransferase PlsY: MRAIALLVVAYLLGSTPFAYFAGRLLRGIDLREHGSGNLGATNVYRTLGAPAAIVVLLLDALKGVLPVLAFAPLSGVSGPWWPVAFGVAAIVGHVRPYAGLFKGGGKGVATAAGVFAALAPLPFLAAFLTFLVVVAATRYVSLGSMLGAAALATTVLVREGPASPLSAVALVVAIFVFWTHRTNIARLMRGEESRLGRPGGVR, translated from the coding sequence ATGCGCGCCATCGCCCTGCTCGTCGTTGCCTACCTGCTCGGCTCCACGCCGTTTGCCTACTTTGCGGGGCGGCTGCTGCGCGGAATCGACCTGCGGGAGCACGGGTCCGGCAACCTCGGGGCGACGAACGTCTATCGAACGTTAGGCGCCCCGGCGGCGATCGTCGTCCTGCTGCTCGACGCGCTCAAGGGAGTGCTTCCGGTGCTGGCCTTCGCGCCGCTTTCGGGCGTGAGCGGACCGTGGTGGCCGGTGGCGTTTGGCGTGGCGGCCATTGTGGGGCACGTGCGGCCGTATGCGGGGCTGTTCAAGGGCGGGGGGAAGGGAGTGGCCACGGCGGCCGGCGTGTTCGCGGCGCTGGCCCCGCTGCCGTTCCTCGCGGCGTTCCTCACGTTTCTCGTCGTGGTGGCGGCAACCCGCTATGTATCGTTAGGGTCCATGCTCGGCGCCGCGGCGCTGGCCACCACGGTGCTGGTGCGCGAGGGGCCGGCGTCGCCGCTGTCGGCGGTCGCCCTCGTGGTTGCGATCTTCGTCTTCTGGACGCACCGCACGAACATCGCGCGCCTCATGCGCGGTGAGGAGTCGCGGCTGGGGCGCCCGGGAGGGGTGCGCTGA
- a CDS encoding NAD(P)-dependent glycerol-3-phosphate dehydrogenase: protein MRAAVVGGGAWGSALAHLLAQGGHDVRLWAREEDVVEHINTSHANPRFLAGATLDARIRATADLALALGGAELVVYVAPSHVLRDVVRRAGSAVAAGAIAVVATKGIERGSLALMTEVVRSELPQHAVVALSGPSFALEVARGMPTAVVAASHDATAAETVQRALSSPVFRVYSNDDVTGVEVGGALKNVMAVATGIAEGVGLGLNSRAALITRGLAEMTRLGVALGARPDTFAGLAGMGDLVLTCTGALSRNRAVGVEVGKGRALHEILAATESVAEGITTTDSARALAEREGVDMPIVRAIARILFEQQAPRDALADLMGRELRPERDA from the coding sequence ATGCGCGCCGCAGTCGTCGGCGGCGGCGCATGGGGGAGCGCGCTCGCGCACCTGCTCGCGCAGGGCGGGCACGACGTGCGGCTATGGGCGCGCGAGGAAGACGTCGTCGAGCACATCAACACCTCGCACGCCAACCCGCGCTTCCTTGCCGGCGCCACGCTCGATGCGCGCATCCGCGCCACGGCCGACCTGGCCTTGGCGTTAGGCGGCGCCGAGCTCGTGGTGTACGTGGCCCCCTCGCACGTCCTGCGCGACGTGGTGCGCCGGGCGGGGAGTGCCGTCGCCGCCGGCGCGATCGCGGTCGTCGCCACCAAGGGCATCGAGCGCGGCTCCCTGGCACTGATGACCGAGGTGGTCCGCTCGGAGCTCCCGCAACACGCCGTGGTGGCGCTGAGCGGCCCGAGCTTCGCCCTCGAGGTGGCGCGCGGGATGCCGACCGCCGTGGTGGCGGCATCGCACGACGCCACTGCCGCCGAGACCGTCCAGCGCGCGCTGTCGTCGCCCGTCTTCCGGGTCTACTCCAACGACGACGTGACGGGCGTGGAGGTGGGGGGGGCGCTCAAAAACGTGATGGCGGTCGCCACCGGCATTGCCGAAGGCGTGGGATTGGGGCTCAACTCGCGCGCCGCCCTCATCACGCGCGGCCTGGCGGAAATGACACGGCTCGGCGTCGCGTTAGGCGCACGCCCCGACACCTTCGCCGGCCTGGCCGGCATGGGCGACCTCGTGCTCACCTGCACCGGCGCCCTCTCCCGCAATCGCGCGGTAGGCGTCGAGGTGGGGAAGGGACGGGCGCTCCACGAGATCCTCGCCGCCACCGAGAGCGTCGCCGAGGGCATCACCACCACCGACAGTGCGCGTGCCCTCGCCGAGCGTGAAGGCGTCGACATGCCCATCGTGCGCGCCATCGCGCGCATCCTCTTTGAACAGCAGGCGCCGCGCGACGCGCTGGCCGACCTCATGGGGCGCGAATTGCGCCCGGAGCGTGATGCATGA
- a CDS encoding MerR family transcriptional regulator: protein MSDEVLQEFFSIGEVCQLTDLKPHVLRYWESQFRFLNPAKNRSGNRVYQRREVELIQLVKHLLYNEKYTIDGARQKVDEHRKGGSIKLAARDALGVETLAELERELGQLASILDGSAPVPKPETEELPGSGRSAT from the coding sequence ATGAGCGACGAGGTCCTGCAGGAGTTCTTCTCCATTGGCGAAGTCTGCCAACTCACCGACCTCAAGCCGCACGTCCTGCGGTACTGGGAGTCGCAGTTCCGCTTCCTCAACCCCGCCAAGAATCGATCGGGCAATCGCGTGTACCAGCGGCGCGAAGTCGAACTCATCCAGCTCGTGAAGCACCTGCTGTACAACGAGAAGTACACGATCGATGGTGCGCGTCAAAAGGTCGACGAACACCGAAAGGGGGGAAGCATCAAGCTTGCGGCTCGCGATGCGCTGGGCGTCGAAACGCTGGCCGAGTTGGAACGGGAACTCGGCCAGCTCGCGTCGATCCTCGATGGCTCCGCTCCGGTTCCCAAGCCGGAGACCGAGGAGCTGCCGGGGAGCGGTCGCTCCGCTACGTAG